A window from Corynebacterium singulare encodes these proteins:
- a CDS encoding alpha/beta fold hydrolase: MRFSRVLSSVLGPVALAAGLVAAPAVAHADQPTITWGECPEGVDQERAECGHVTVPTYYDAPDKGTIEVGFIRLKATGERKGSLFTNPGGPNGDAYAWVNNAAWPKEIEQEFDIIGVQPRGLRESAPLNCSMSEAAANPLDGLTKAGAITRDDCEKNTPGYTDSITTENTARDWEVVRQALGDDTINIVGLSYGTFLGSTYATLFPQHTDKVVLDSGMNPQMAWNQIFASQQAGYENALHDFFSFVAKNDDIYHAGKTPLKAYERWSQIVAAEAGVRPTVLPPDAEIGDLPPGLEFAGQPGANIMTATGELRVQAEHLAGKASNPQGIQATSPTLQVTRDQVVPRPEAWDAMAKHIGGIEPLDFNAVEPEASEADQEAALQTLVNTQSMQNIIMCNENTAPTDPTAIPAFLWSNYVTVDPFTLFNSMYASGVGCGGRAPITKPVQVSGAQLATKPLQIQSTGDPQTPYAYYRGLSDPMQSRVVTVHGPGHGHFALGNKAVDNIVVNYLRTGEVTTADAPGFLDQPQAEQPQN; this comes from the coding sequence ATGCGCTTTTCTCGCGTTTTGAGCTCGGTTCTAGGCCCTGTAGCCCTTGCTGCTGGCCTAGTTGCCGCACCCGCTGTTGCCCACGCTGACCAACCCACTATCACCTGGGGCGAGTGCCCAGAGGGGGTTGACCAAGAGCGTGCCGAGTGTGGTCATGTAACCGTGCCGACCTACTACGACGCTCCGGATAAGGGCACGATTGAGGTTGGCTTCATCCGTCTCAAGGCTACGGGCGAGCGCAAGGGAAGCCTCTTCACCAACCCGGGCGGCCCGAACGGTGACGCTTATGCCTGGGTCAACAACGCCGCATGGCCGAAAGAGATTGAGCAGGAGTTCGACATCATCGGCGTGCAGCCCCGCGGCCTGCGGGAATCCGCGCCTCTTAACTGCAGCATGAGCGAGGCCGCGGCTAATCCGCTCGACGGCCTGACCAAGGCGGGCGCTATCACTCGCGATGATTGCGAGAAGAATACCCCGGGCTACACCGACTCCATCACCACCGAAAACACCGCCCGTGACTGGGAGGTTGTTCGCCAAGCGCTGGGCGACGACACAATCAACATCGTCGGCCTGTCCTATGGCACGTTCCTGGGCTCAACTTATGCCACGCTCTTCCCGCAGCACACGGACAAGGTAGTCCTCGATTCCGGCATGAACCCGCAAATGGCATGGAACCAGATTTTCGCCTCCCAACAGGCAGGCTACGAGAATGCCCTGCATGACTTCTTTAGCTTCGTGGCGAAGAACGATGACATTTACCACGCGGGCAAGACTCCGCTGAAGGCTTACGAGCGCTGGTCCCAGATTGTCGCTGCCGAGGCTGGCGTGCGCCCCACCGTATTGCCGCCGGACGCCGAGATTGGTGATCTCCCGCCGGGACTGGAATTCGCCGGCCAGCCTGGAGCCAACATCATGACCGCCACGGGCGAGCTGCGCGTGCAGGCCGAGCACCTCGCGGGCAAGGCATCCAACCCGCAGGGCATCCAAGCCACCTCCCCCACCCTCCAGGTCACGCGCGATCAGGTTGTCCCGCGCCCAGAGGCCTGGGACGCGATGGCCAAGCACATCGGGGGCATCGAGCCGCTCGACTTCAATGCAGTCGAACCGGAGGCTAGCGAAGCGGACCAGGAAGCTGCGCTGCAGACCTTAGTGAACACGCAGAGCATGCAGAACATCATCATGTGCAATGAGAACACTGCGCCGACGGATCCGACCGCCATCCCAGCCTTCCTGTGGTCCAACTACGTCACCGTTGACCCCTTCACGCTGTTTAACTCCATGTACGCCTCCGGCGTCGGCTGCGGTGGCCGCGCACCAATCACTAAGCCGGTACAGGTCAGCGGCGCGCAGCTGGCTACCAAGCCGCTGCAGATTCAGTCCACCGGCGACCCGCAGACCCCGTACGCCTACTACCGCGGACTGTCTGACCCGATGCAGTCCCGCGTGGTCACTGTCCATGGTCCCGGCCACGGCCACTTCGCTTTGGGCAACAAGGCCGTTGACAACATTGTGGTTAATTACCTACGCACCGGCGAAGTCACCACCGCCGATGCCCCGGGTTTCCTCGACCAGCCCCAGGCCGAGCAGCCCCAGAATTAA
- a CDS encoding LutC/YkgG family protein, giving the protein MTIKNSAAKEEILKRISTAQKQARLPDHVEVPREYQREGTLNDDELRDMLVDRLEDYKADVRVTDEAGLNSTIVDILKDRGCSTVTYAPGIDTSMLDGFEGTATADDNSKDPRDLNDVDAVLTESHVTSAQTGTIVLESNDVCGRRALTLVPDRHICIVRDDQIVYGIPEVVSRMNPERPATWISGPSATSDIELTRVEGVHGPRDLIVVIVK; this is encoded by the coding sequence GTGACCATCAAGAACAGCGCCGCCAAAGAAGAGATTCTGAAGCGCATATCCACTGCCCAGAAGCAGGCCAGGCTCCCGGACCACGTCGAAGTTCCGCGCGAGTACCAGCGTGAGGGCACGCTCAACGATGATGAGCTGCGCGACATGCTGGTGGACCGTCTCGAGGACTACAAGGCCGACGTTCGCGTCACCGACGAGGCCGGCCTCAACTCCACCATCGTGGATATCCTCAAGGACCGGGGATGCTCCACCGTCACCTACGCACCTGGTATCGATACCAGCATGCTCGACGGTTTTGAGGGCACCGCAACCGCGGATGACAATTCCAAGGACCCACGCGATCTCAACGACGTTGACGCGGTTCTCACCGAATCCCACGTCACCTCGGCACAGACCGGCACCATCGTCCTCGAGTCCAACGACGTCTGCGGCCGCCGTGCCCTGACCCTCGTGCCGGACCGCCACATCTGCATCGTGCGCGATGACCAGATTGTCTACGGCATCCCGGAAGTTGTCTCCCGCATGAACCCGGAGCGCCCGGCGACGTGGATCTCCGGCCCGTCCGCGACCTCCGATATCGAGCTCACCCGTGTGGAGGGTGTCCACGGTCCGCGCGATCTCATTGTGGTGATTGTTAAGTAG
- a CDS encoding lactate utilization protein B, with the protein MTSFLDTTPPRAPEGYGNLRGSKAFVPLAHVGLNNATQRRNLHHATTSIRTKRQGAVDEAADWEQLRDAGSALKEDVGARMGELLLQFEEQVTKRGGIVHWARDAKEANEIIEGLIRETGETDVVKIKSMATQEIALNEHLEEVGINARETDLAELIVQLGEDKPSHILVPAIHRNRAEIRDIFVNKMPNTDDTLTAEPAELAEASRQFLREQFMKAKVAISGANFGVAETGTINIVESEGNGRMCLTLPETLITVMGIEKLVPTFQDLEVFLQLLPRSSTAERMNPYTSMWSGVTEGDGPQNFHIVLLDNGRTAALSSPVGSQALKCIRCSACLNVCPVYERAGGHAYGSVYPGPIGISLTPQLTGMKDHNDPSASLPYACSLCGRCDEVCPVRIPLSDVILENRHQKVTNATPPVEEKIFKVPQVMWSNPKVWNQVTRMVALGRVLGGFNGVIDSLPLFMSGWSEFRDTAVPPKKSFRQWFESDEAKELLAQAKKEGIK; encoded by the coding sequence ATGACTTCCTTCCTCGATACCACCCCGCCGCGTGCGCCCGAAGGGTACGGCAACCTGCGCGGTTCCAAGGCCTTCGTGCCACTGGCACACGTAGGCCTGAACAACGCCACCCAGCGTCGCAACCTGCACCACGCCACCACCTCCATCCGCACCAAGCGTCAAGGCGCCGTCGATGAGGCTGCAGACTGGGAGCAGCTGCGTGACGCTGGCTCCGCCCTCAAGGAGGACGTCGGCGCGCGCATGGGCGAGCTTCTTCTCCAATTTGAAGAGCAGGTAACCAAGCGCGGCGGCATCGTCCACTGGGCACGTGACGCCAAGGAAGCCAACGAGATTATTGAAGGCCTCATCCGCGAGACCGGTGAGACCGACGTAGTCAAGATTAAGTCCATGGCTACCCAGGAAATCGCCCTTAACGAGCACCTCGAAGAGGTCGGCATCAATGCCCGTGAGACCGACTTGGCAGAGCTCATTGTTCAGCTGGGTGAGGACAAGCCCTCCCACATTCTGGTTCCGGCTATCCACCGCAACCGTGCCGAGATTCGTGACATCTTTGTCAACAAGATGCCGAACACCGATGACACGCTGACCGCCGAGCCAGCTGAACTTGCCGAAGCCTCTCGCCAGTTCCTGCGCGAGCAGTTCATGAAGGCCAAGGTTGCTATCTCCGGCGCGAACTTCGGTGTGGCCGAAACCGGCACCATCAACATCGTGGAGTCCGAGGGCAACGGCCGTATGTGCCTGACCCTGCCCGAGACCCTCATCACCGTCATGGGCATTGAGAAGCTCGTTCCGACCTTCCAGGACCTTGAGGTCTTCCTGCAGCTGCTGCCGCGCTCCTCCACTGCTGAGCGCATGAACCCGTACACCTCCATGTGGTCCGGTGTTACCGAGGGCGACGGCCCCCAGAACTTCCACATTGTTCTGCTCGACAACGGCCGCACCGCTGCCCTGTCGTCCCCGGTGGGTAGCCAGGCGCTGAAGTGCATCCGCTGCTCTGCCTGCCTGAATGTGTGCCCGGTCTACGAGCGCGCCGGTGGCCACGCCTACGGCTCCGTCTACCCGGGTCCGATTGGCATCTCCCTCACCCCGCAGCTCACCGGTATGAAGGACCACAACGATCCTTCGGCAAGCCTGCCGTACGCCTGCTCCCTCTGTGGACGTTGCGATGAGGTCTGCCCGGTGCGCATCCCGCTTTCGGATGTCATCTTGGAAAACCGCCACCAGAAGGTCACCAACGCTACCCCGCCCGTTGAGGAGAAGATCTTCAAGGTCCCCCAAGTAATGTGGAGCAACCCGAAGGTGTGGAACCAAGTCACCCGTATGGTGGCTCTGGGCCGCGTACTCGGTGGTTTCAACGGTGTCATCGATAGCCTGCCGCTGTTCATGTCCGGTTGGTCCGAGTTCCGCGATACTGCCGTTCCGCCGAAGAAGTCCTTCCGTCAGTGGTTTGAGTCTGACGAAGCCAAAGAACTCCTCGCCCAAGCCAAGAAGGAGGGCATCAAGTGA
- a CDS encoding (Fe-S)-binding protein → MRIALFSTCIGDSLFPDAHKATALVLSRLGYDVVFPEEQTCCGQMHINTGYQKETLGMIRSYADAFADPSIDYVVSASGSCVGAVREQHTRIADRFGTSADVDGAKKASEKTLDLPEFLVDVAGVTNVGAFFPHRVTYHPSCHGLRFLKLADRPYQLLKEVEGIDLVELPNKEECCGFGGTFAIKNAEVSAAMVGDKTRHVRETAAEFVTGGDSSCLMNIGGALSRQRAGVRAIHMAEILASTKEHPWTPDSAAYSKEKML, encoded by the coding sequence ATGCGAATAGCATTGTTTTCCACGTGTATCGGAGACTCTTTGTTCCCCGATGCTCACAAGGCAACGGCCCTCGTCTTGTCCCGCCTGGGCTACGACGTCGTCTTCCCCGAAGAGCAGACCTGCTGCGGTCAGATGCACATCAACACTGGCTACCAGAAGGAAACTCTGGGAATGATTCGCTCCTACGCGGATGCCTTTGCAGACCCATCCATTGATTACGTGGTTTCTGCTTCCGGTTCGTGCGTGGGCGCCGTCCGTGAGCAGCACACCCGCATCGCCGACCGTTTCGGCACTTCCGCCGACGTCGACGGCGCCAAGAAGGCCTCGGAGAAGACCCTGGACCTCCCGGAGTTCCTTGTTGACGTGGCCGGTGTGACCAACGTGGGCGCGTTCTTCCCGCACCGTGTCACCTACCACCCCTCCTGCCACGGACTACGCTTCCTCAAGCTGGCTGACCGCCCCTATCAGTTGCTCAAGGAAGTCGAAGGCATCGACCTTGTTGAACTTCCTAACAAGGAAGAGTGCTGTGGCTTCGGCGGTACTTTTGCCATCAAGAACGCAGAGGTCTCCGCAGCCATGGTCGGTGACAAGACCCGCCACGTCCGCGAAACCGCAGCCGAGTTCGTCACCGGTGGTGACTCCTCCTGCCTGATGAACATCGGCGGTGCTCTGTCCCGCCAGCGTGCAGGTGTTCGCGCCATTCACATGGCAGAGATTCTCGCTTCCACCAAGGAACACCCGTGGACCCCGGACTCCGCGGCCTACTCTAAGGAGAAGATGCTCTAA
- a CDS encoding L-lactate permease: MSTFNITTDAIAGSVGATAAVSTLPLIAFFIMLLGLKARAHTSGAVALLVALLIAIFGLGMPTDMALSSALRGGLFGLFPIVWVIITAIWFYEVTVSSGRFEDLRKTFDLLGDGDIRIQAILIAFCFGGLLEALAGFGAPVAITATMILALGVKPLKAATTVLIANTAPVAFGAVGIPVTTAGSVGGRTAEQTADIASLISLQVLLIAAVVPFFILFILDGMRGVKEAGPAAAVIGVSFAIAQWATATFFAYQLTNVVACIVSLGAGFLFLRVWKPKGVDSLRERMELPAQEEVTDLNGRRIWMALLPYAVVTAVFAVATAWPAIFGFIQLNIPWPLLDGTIIDADGNAMDTAFKFNVLGNPGTLLLISGIIVAIIYMAFNENGRYTLEASAPVAKFGEVINRMKFSALTIILVLALAYTMNYSGQTISIGQFVASVGGIFALFSPVLGWIGTAVTGSDTSANALFANLQVTAADRIGVNPDLMLAANTAGGVVGKMISPQSLAIAATAVNMEGEESRIFKAVVGYSVAFLAVVCVIVFLMTNVLGFLVP; the protein is encoded by the coding sequence ATGTCTACCTTCAACATCACTACGGATGCCATTGCCGGCAGCGTGGGAGCGACCGCAGCGGTCTCTACCCTGCCGCTCATTGCATTCTTCATCATGCTCTTGGGCCTCAAGGCTCGCGCCCACACCTCCGGTGCGGTAGCCCTCCTCGTGGCCTTGCTCATCGCTATCTTCGGCTTGGGAATGCCTACGGATATGGCGCTCTCCTCTGCACTACGCGGCGGACTCTTCGGACTCTTCCCCATCGTCTGGGTCATCATTACCGCCATCTGGTTCTACGAGGTGACTGTATCCTCTGGCCGCTTTGAGGACCTGCGCAAGACCTTTGACCTCTTGGGTGATGGCGATATCCGTATCCAGGCCATCCTCATTGCTTTCTGCTTCGGCGGCCTGCTGGAGGCCCTCGCCGGCTTCGGTGCACCGGTGGCTATTACCGCCACCATGATTCTGGCGCTGGGCGTGAAGCCCCTCAAGGCTGCGACCACCGTACTGATTGCCAATACCGCTCCGGTTGCTTTCGGCGCCGTCGGCATCCCCGTGACCACCGCCGGTTCCGTCGGCGGCCGTACCGCCGAGCAGACCGCGGACATCGCAAGCCTCATCTCCCTGCAGGTGCTGCTCATCGCTGCGGTTGTTCCGTTCTTCATCCTCTTCATCCTCGACGGCATGCGTGGCGTCAAGGAAGCCGGCCCCGCCGCCGCAGTCATCGGTGTCTCCTTCGCCATCGCGCAGTGGGCCACCGCGACCTTCTTTGCCTACCAGCTCACCAACGTCGTAGCCTGCATCGTGTCCCTAGGCGCCGGCTTCCTCTTCCTGCGCGTGTGGAAGCCCAAGGGCGTCGACAGCCTGCGTGAGCGCATGGAGCTGCCTGCGCAGGAGGAGGTCACCGATCTCAACGGCCGCCGCATCTGGATGGCCCTGCTGCCCTACGCCGTCGTGACCGCCGTCTTCGCCGTAGCCACCGCATGGCCAGCCATCTTCGGCTTCATCCAGCTCAACATCCCATGGCCGCTTCTCGACGGCACGATTATCGACGCCGACGGCAACGCCATGGACACCGCCTTCAAGTTCAATGTGCTGGGCAACCCGGGCACCTTGCTGCTCATCTCCGGCATCATCGTGGCCATCATCTACATGGCCTTCAACGAGAACGGCCGCTACACGCTGGAGGCCTCCGCACCAGTGGCCAAATTCGGCGAGGTGATCAACCGCATGAAGTTCTCCGCGCTCACCATTATTTTGGTTCTGGCCCTGGCATACACCATGAACTACTCCGGCCAAACCATCTCCATTGGCCAGTTCGTGGCCTCTGTAGGCGGCATCTTCGCGCTCTTCTCCCCGGTTCTGGGCTGGATTGGTACTGCGGTGACTGGTTCCGACACCTCCGCCAACGCCCTCTTTGCCAACCTGCAGGTCACCGCCGCCGACCGCATCGGCGTCAACCCGGATCTTATGCTGGCCGCGAACACCGCCGGTGGTGTTGTGGGCAAGATGATTTCACCGCAGTCCCTGGCCATCGCTGCCACCGCAGTGAACATGGAGGGCGAGGAATCCCGCATCTTCAAGGCCGTCGTGGGCTACTCCGTGGCCTTCCTGGCCGTAGTCTGTGTCATCGTCTTCCTCATGACCAACGTTCTCGGCTTCTTGGTCCCGTAA
- the argS gene encoding arginine--tRNA ligase, with amino-acid sequence MNPEDLSALIKETAAAVLTEHELDASVLPETVTVERPRNPEHGDYATNLALQVAKKAGAQPRELAQWLADALSGNDAIDEASIAGPGFLNIRLAAAAQGAIVSQVLDAGEAFGRNAAFKGMKINLEFVSANPTGPIHLGGTRWAAVGDSLGRVLEASGAKVTREYYFNDHGGQIDRFARSLVAAAKGEPTPEDGYGGDYIKDIAQAVVEKNPNALQGSDAEVQENFRADGVEMMFAQIKDSLHEFGVDFDVYFHENSLFESGAVDKAIQTLKDNGNLYESEGAWWLKSSEYGDDKDRVVIKSDGDAAYIAGDIAYVADKFDRGHDLAIYMLGADHHGYIARLRASAQALGYDPKAVEVLIGQMVNLVRDGKAVKMSKRAGTVITLDDLVESIGVDGARYSLVRSSVDSSLDIDLGLWASQSADNPVYYVQYGHARICSILRKAAELGLDTSALGSASLDLLTHDKEGDLIRTLGEFPEVVATAATLREPHRIARYAEDLAAVFHRFYDQCQVLPKAGEDTEPIHRARLALASATRQVMANALTMVGVSAPEKM; translated from the coding sequence ATGAATCCTGAAGATCTTTCCGCCCTGATCAAAGAGACCGCCGCTGCCGTGCTCACCGAGCACGAGTTGGACGCCTCCGTCCTGCCGGAGACCGTAACCGTAGAGCGCCCGCGCAATCCGGAGCACGGTGATTACGCCACCAATCTGGCCCTCCAGGTGGCCAAGAAAGCCGGCGCTCAGCCGCGCGAGCTGGCGCAGTGGCTTGCCGACGCCCTCTCCGGCAACGACGCCATCGATGAGGCCTCCATTGCCGGCCCAGGCTTCCTCAATATCCGCCTGGCCGCTGCCGCCCAGGGCGCGATTGTCTCTCAGGTACTGGACGCAGGCGAAGCCTTCGGCCGCAACGCCGCTTTTAAAGGCATGAAGATTAATTTGGAGTTCGTTTCTGCGAACCCGACCGGCCCCATCCACCTGGGCGGCACCCGCTGGGCGGCCGTGGGTGATTCCCTCGGCCGCGTCCTGGAGGCCTCCGGCGCCAAAGTTACTCGTGAGTACTACTTCAACGACCACGGCGGTCAGATCGATCGCTTTGCCCGTTCCCTCGTGGCGGCGGCCAAGGGCGAGCCGACTCCGGAGGACGGTTACGGCGGCGATTACATCAAGGACATCGCTCAAGCGGTGGTGGAGAAGAATCCTAACGCCCTTCAGGGCAGCGACGCCGAGGTGCAGGAAAACTTCCGCGCCGACGGCGTGGAGATGATGTTCGCCCAGATCAAGGACTCCCTCCACGAGTTCGGCGTGGACTTTGACGTGTACTTCCACGAGAATTCCCTCTTCGAGTCCGGCGCGGTGGATAAGGCCATTCAGACGCTCAAGGACAACGGCAACCTCTATGAGTCCGAGGGTGCGTGGTGGCTTAAGTCCAGCGAGTACGGCGATGACAAGGACCGTGTCGTTATCAAATCTGATGGTGACGCTGCCTACATCGCCGGCGATATTGCCTACGTGGCGGACAAGTTTGACCGTGGCCATGACCTGGCTATCTACATGTTGGGGGCAGACCACCACGGCTACATTGCCCGCCTGCGCGCGTCGGCCCAGGCGCTGGGGTATGACCCGAAGGCCGTCGAGGTCCTCATTGGTCAGATGGTCAATCTTGTCCGCGATGGTAAGGCAGTCAAGATGTCCAAGCGCGCGGGTACTGTGATTACCTTGGATGACTTGGTGGAGTCCATCGGTGTGGACGGCGCTCGCTACTCGCTCGTGCGTTCCTCGGTAGATTCCAGCCTCGACATTGACCTGGGCCTGTGGGCTTCCCAGTCGGCGGATAACCCGGTGTATTACGTCCAGTACGGCCACGCGCGTATCTGTTCCATCCTGCGCAAGGCTGCAGAGCTCGGACTCGATACGTCCGCGCTGGGCAGCGCCTCCCTCGACCTGCTTACCCACGACAAGGAAGGCGACCTGATCCGCACCCTGGGCGAGTTCCCTGAGGTCGTGGCCACTGCAGCAACCCTGCGCGAGCCGCACCGCATCGCGCGTTATGCCGAGGATTTGGCTGCCGTTTTCCACCGCTTCTATGACCAGTGTCAGGTTCTGCCGAAGGCTGGAGAGGACACCGAGCCGATCCACCGTGCCCGCTTGGCCTTGGCCAGCGCTACCCGCCAAGTCATGGCCAACGCCTTGACTATGGTAGGTGTGAGTGCACCGGAGAAGATGTAA
- the lysA gene encoding diaminopimelate decarboxylase, whose translation MPDFNSLPSHVWPRNASRGSDGVVSIAGVKLTELAAEYGTPLYVFDEQDFRSRCRDMAKAFGGPDHVHYASKAFITKRIVRWVDEEGLCLDVASLNEAKLALAADFPPERMTAHGNNKEDEYLQLCVDKGIGHVVLDNEEELSRLNGIAAAAGRVQPVMIRVKPGVDAHTHEFIATAHEDQKFGISLSTGAAFTAAHKVLESANLKLVGLHCHVGSSVFNADGFKLAAERVLSLYKRIHSELGVALEELDLGGGFGIPYMEYEEALDVASLAKDLLDAVERTATELDIKPPFVLVEPGRSLVGASAVTLYRVGTVKDVETGKADLPMRRYLSVDGGMSDNIRPALYGSDYDVRVVNRRTQGEPVDSRIVGFHCESGDILVDERRFPSDITTGDILAFATTGAYQYMMASRYNGALRPAVVSVRDGKHKLMLRRETVEDLLALDVD comes from the coding sequence ATGCCGGACTTTAATTCTCTTCCCTCTCATGTCTGGCCGCGCAATGCCTCGCGCGGGTCTGACGGCGTGGTCTCCATCGCGGGCGTCAAGCTCACCGAACTTGCCGCGGAATACGGCACTCCGCTCTACGTATTCGATGAGCAGGATTTCCGCTCGCGCTGCCGCGATATGGCCAAGGCTTTTGGCGGCCCGGATCATGTGCATTACGCCTCCAAGGCGTTCATCACCAAGCGCATTGTGCGCTGGGTTGATGAGGAAGGTTTGTGCCTCGACGTGGCCTCCCTGAATGAAGCCAAACTGGCGCTGGCTGCTGATTTCCCGCCGGAGCGCATGACCGCGCACGGCAACAACAAGGAGGACGAGTACCTCCAGCTGTGCGTCGACAAGGGCATCGGCCACGTTGTCCTCGACAACGAGGAGGAGTTGTCCCGCCTCAACGGCATCGCCGCGGCCGCAGGCCGCGTGCAGCCGGTGATGATCCGCGTCAAGCCTGGCGTGGATGCCCATACCCACGAGTTCATCGCCACCGCGCACGAGGACCAGAAGTTCGGCATTTCGCTGTCTACGGGTGCTGCTTTCACGGCGGCCCACAAGGTGCTGGAATCCGCAAACCTCAAGCTCGTTGGCCTGCATTGCCATGTCGGCTCCTCAGTCTTCAACGCCGATGGTTTCAAGCTCGCCGCTGAGCGCGTGCTCAGCCTGTACAAGCGCATTCACTCTGAGCTTGGCGTGGCACTTGAGGAACTCGACCTCGGCGGCGGTTTCGGTATCCCGTACATGGAGTATGAGGAAGCACTCGATGTAGCCTCGCTGGCAAAGGATCTGCTGGATGCCGTGGAGCGTACCGCCACCGAACTCGACATCAAGCCTCCCTTCGTGCTCGTCGAGCCTGGGCGTTCCCTCGTCGGCGCGTCCGCAGTCACGCTGTACCGCGTGGGCACGGTCAAGGACGTGGAAACCGGTAAGGCGGATCTGCCCATGCGCCGCTACCTTTCTGTGGACGGCGGCATGTCGGACAACATTCGCCCGGCTCTCTACGGCTCGGACTATGACGTGCGCGTGGTCAACCGCCGCACGCAGGGCGAACCCGTGGACTCGCGCATCGTGGGCTTTCACTGTGAGTCCGGCGATATTCTCGTCGACGAGCGCCGCTTCCCCTCGGACATCACCACGGGGGACATCCTCGCCTTCGCCACCACCGGCGCCTATCAGTACATGATGGCCTCGCGCTACAACGGAGCTCTCCGTCCGGCAGTGGTCTCCGTGCGCGACGGGAAGCACAAGCTCATGTTGCGGCGAGAGACGGTGGAGGACCTGCTGGCGCTGGACGTCGACTAG
- a CDS encoding homoserine dehydrogenase, with amino-acid sequence MTTTNRTAKPEGEPVGIALLGFGTVGAEVFRLVQENANAFAHRIGGPVEIRGVAVHNKDKLRPGVPQELLTDDAKALVLRDDIDLVVEVIGGIDFPRELVLAALNAGKSVVTANKALVAAHADELAEAADRAGVDLYFEAAVAAAIPVVGMLRRSLAGDQVQRISGIVNGTTNFILDAMESTGASYEDALAEATRLGYAEADPTADVEGHDAASKAAILASLGFYTRLTFDDVYCEGISKVTADDIKAANQAGYSIKLLAICERLVDEETGKESVNARVHPTLVPKDHPLASVSQSYNAIFVEAEAAGSLMFYGNGAGGNPTASAVLGDVVGAARNIVHGGRAPGENTYANLPIAEFGEVETRYHVDMEVEDRTGVLSAIAGVFARHGVSLRTVRQEDGESSARLIVVTHAAKEAVLEDIVAALGELEEVKAVHSVIRLGV; translated from the coding sequence ATGACGACGACGAACCGTACCGCCAAGCCCGAGGGCGAGCCCGTAGGAATCGCCCTGCTCGGATTCGGCACCGTAGGCGCCGAGGTTTTCCGCCTCGTGCAGGAAAACGCCAACGCTTTTGCTCACCGCATTGGCGGCCCCGTGGAGATCCGCGGCGTGGCCGTGCACAACAAGGATAAGCTGCGTCCGGGAGTGCCTCAGGAGCTGCTTACCGACGACGCCAAGGCCCTTGTCCTCCGCGATGACATCGACCTTGTTGTCGAGGTCATCGGCGGCATCGACTTCCCGCGCGAGCTCGTGCTCGCCGCACTTAATGCCGGCAAGTCCGTGGTCACCGCCAACAAGGCGCTCGTGGCAGCGCATGCGGATGAGCTGGCGGAGGCCGCCGACCGTGCCGGTGTGGATCTCTACTTCGAGGCTGCGGTGGCCGCCGCCATCCCGGTCGTCGGCATGTTGCGACGCTCCCTGGCGGGTGATCAGGTCCAGCGCATTTCCGGCATCGTCAACGGCACCACTAACTTCATCCTGGATGCGATGGAGTCCACCGGTGCCTCGTATGAAGATGCGCTGGCTGAGGCTACCCGCCTGGGCTATGCAGAGGCTGACCCCACCGCGGACGTGGAGGGCCACGACGCCGCATCCAAGGCCGCCATCTTGGCCTCTCTTGGCTTCTACACGCGCCTGACCTTTGATGATGTCTACTGCGAGGGAATCTCCAAGGTCACCGCAGATGACATCAAGGCTGCCAACCAGGCCGGCTACTCCATTAAACTCCTGGCTATTTGTGAGCGCCTCGTGGACGAGGAGACCGGTAAAGAGTCCGTTAATGCCCGCGTGCATCCGACTCTCGTGCCGAAGGACCACCCGCTGGCGTCGGTCAGCCAGTCCTACAACGCCATCTTCGTTGAGGCAGAGGCTGCTGGTTCCCTTATGTTCTACGGAAACGGCGCCGGTGGTAACCCGACCGCCTCTGCCGTCCTGGGTGACGTCGTCGGCGCCGCCCGCAACATCGTCCACGGCGGCCGTGCTCCAGGGGAGAATACCTACGCTAACCTGCCGATTGCGGAGTTTGGTGAGGTGGAGACCCGCTACCACGTGGACATGGAGGTTGAGGACCGCACTGGTGTGCTGTCCGCCATCGCCGGAGTCTTCGCTCGCCACGGTGTGTCCCTGCGCACCGTGCGCCAGGAAGATGGCGAGTCCTCTGCACGCCTTATCGTGGTCACCCACGCGGCCAAGGAGGCTGTCCTCGAGGACATCGTCGCGGCACTCGGCGAGCTTGAGGAAGTCAAGGCCGTTCACTCCGTTATCCGCCTGGGCGTTTAG